A window of the Torulaspora globosa chromosome 6, complete sequence genome harbors these coding sequences:
- the PRT1 gene encoding translation initiation factor eIF3 core subunit b (ancestral locus Anc_7.22), giving the protein MATEFEDIKLEEIPVDDVDFIDLEEQYKVTNDFSFDQYIVVSGAPVIPESKVPVLKKALTGLFSKAGKVVDMEFPIDAETKKSKGFLFVECASAADADRIIKAFHTKRLDLKHRLYLYTVRDVEKYNSDSFEVEFKEPDMPGFVPSSALKSWLLDEQVRDQYVVQKDDLTTVFWNSSLEDADNVVESRENWSSNYVRFSPKGTYLFSYHDQGVVAWGGPHFERLRRFYHPNVRTSSVSPNEKYLVTFSADPILCKDDDKDSPFSKRNEGHQLCIWEIATGLLMTTFPVVKSPFLHWPLVRWSFDDRYCARMVGDTLVVHDSRNGFAPMDNKALKVPGIRDFSFAPSGVKLYPFRQNDEPSVLLAYWTPETNNMSCKGTVVEVSRGRVLKTVNLVQVSDVSLHWQNQAEFLCFNVERHTKSGKTLFSNLEICKLTEKDIPVEKIEFKDCVKAFEWEPNGNRFVAIADRDIGDDNPAIPRHVISFFAPEAREKEKGQQVAGVKKWKKVVEIADKFSNTVSWSPAGRFVVIATLVKPNVRKSDFLFFDMDFAGEKNINDVKDVQASVKDVAKPTFMSATDMTWDPSGRFLCVWSSALKHKMENGFKIYNVGGALVKEETIANFKNFAWRPRPESLLSNAEKKKVRKNLREWSAQFEEQDAMEADSAMRDLILRQRELLKEWHDYRESSSERMLEVFGYKAFDVPPLDGDEDDYTIIEEVKEEILEETEEKVDDE; this is encoded by the coding sequence atggcaaccgagtttgaagatatcaaaTTGGAGGAAATTCCGGTAGATGATGTTGATTTCATCGACTTGGAAGAGCAATACAAGGTCACAAATGATTTCAGTTTTGATCAATATATTGTTGTGAGTGGAGCGCCAGTGATTCCAGAATCTAAGGTTCCtgtgctgaagaaggctttgacGGGTCTTTTCTCTAAAGCTGGCAAAGTGGTGGATATGGAGTTTCCCATTGATGCCGAGACTAAGAAGAGTAAAGGATTCTTATTCGTGGAATGTGCGTCTGCAGCGGATGCTGATAGAATAATCAAGGCTTTCCACACCAAGAGACTGGATTTGAAGCATAGACTATATCTCTACACTGTGAGAGACGTTGAAAAGTACAACTCTGATTCGTTCGAGGTCGAGTTCAAGGAGCCTGATATGCCGGGATTTGTTCCGTCGAGCgctttgaagagctggctgCTGGATGAGCAAGTTAGGGACCAATATGTGGTGCAGAAGGACGATTTGACGACCGTTTTCTGGAACTCGTCTCTGGAAGACGCTGACAACGTTGTCGAATCAAGGGAAAACTGGTCCAGCAACTATGTCAGGTTCTCACCAAAAGGTACCTATCTTTTCTCGTACCACGACCAGGGTGTTGTTGCCTGGGGTGGACCTCATTTTGAGCGTTTGAGAAGATTCTACCATCCTAACGTGAGGACTTCTTCTGTGTCGCCTAACGAAAAATACCTGGTCACTTTCTCAGCGGACCCCATTCTGTGCAAGGATGACGACAAGGACTCTCCattcagcaagagaaaCGAAGGCCACCAACTTTGTATTTGGGAAATCGCAACTGGTCTTTTAATGACCACTTTCCCTGTGGTGAAAAGCCCATTTTTGCACTGGCCTCTAGTCAGATGGTCGTTCGATGACAGGTACTGCGCACGTATGGTCGGTGATACCCTTGTGGTGCACGACTCTAGGAACGGTTTTGCTCCAATGGACAATAAGGCTCTGAAGGTTCCCGGCATCAGGGACTTTTCCTTTGCACCAAGCGGTGTCAAACTATATCCTTTCAGACAGAACGACGAGCCATCAGTACTGTTGGCTTACTGGACGCCTGAGACAAACAATATGTCCTGCAAAGGTACTGTTGTCGAGGTTTCTCGCGGCAGGGTTTTGAAGACTGTGAATCTGGTTCAAGTCTCCGACGTTTCCTTGCATTGGCAAAATCAGGCCGAGTTCCTGTGCTTCAACGTTGAACGTCACACCAAGTCCGGAAAGACCTTGTTCAGTAACTTGGAGATCTGTAAGCTGACTGAGAAGGACATTCCTGTCGAGAAGATTGAATTCAAGGATTGCGTCAAAGCTTTTGAATGGGAACCAAATGGGAACAGATTTGTTGCTATCGCTGACCGTGACATTGGTGACGATAATCCAGCTATTCCAAGGCACGTAATAAGCTTCTTTGCACCTGAAGCCagagagaaggagaagggTCAGCAAGTTGCTGGTGtcaagaaatggaagaagGTGGTAGAGATAGCTGACAAGTTCTCAAACACTGTTTCATGGTCGCCAGCTGGTAGATTTGTTGTGATTGCCACTCTTGTGAAACCAAACGTCCGTAAATCGGATTTCCTATTCTTCGACATGGACTTCGCCGGTGAGAAGAACATCAATGATGTCAAAGACGTCCAAGCCTCCGTGAAGGACGTTGCTAAGCCAACTTTCATGTCCGCGACCGACATGACATGGGATCCTTCCGGTAGGTTCCTATGTGTCTGGTCAAGCGCCTTGAAACACAAGATGGAGAACGGTTTCAAGATCTACAACGTCGGTGGTGCGCTGGTCAAGGAGGAGACTATCGccaacttcaagaacttcgcTTGGAGACCAAGACCTGAGTCTCTGTTGAGCAAcgctgagaagaagaaggtcaGAAAGAATCTAAGAGAGTGGTCCGCTCAATTCGAGGAGCAAGATGCCATGGAAGCGGACTCCGCCATGAGagacttgatcttgagaCAACGTGAACTATTGAAAGAATGGCACGACTACAGAGAATCGAGCTCCGAACGCATGCTCGAAGTCTTTGGTTACAAAGCCTTCGACGTTCCTCCGCTGGATGGCGACGAAGACGATTACACCattattgaagaagtgaaggaagagattctcgaagagaCGGAGGAAAAGGTTGACGATGAATAA